In Leishmania panamensis strain MHOM/PA/94/PSC-1 chromosome 6 sequence, the following proteins share a genomic window:
- a CDS encoding hypothetical protein (TriTrypDB/GeneDB-style sysID: LpmP.06.0300), translating to MLASRYMHAAAYHASANEADEDELYVSTISADRCSSDDEGAPDLKVEGSPIQQDGSPDVGEVRRLADVSYFSDYAEREAGRDDQAALPSPSLSGDGVDEEDNVCSRKLLPHLCRNGNGPQAMADVMVEGDAEGSCDVEYDSTMTRDRDESFPTPVLELGVVLHSTRMIGCNSPLKSEGGRKKSRLDPLRSLPTPFSKESAAVHLKQPQLSQDVSCWHQKLSHSPPRTSERRFERQPNALPYRGRPSLATVRGSAVVPPSPPAPELNATASCRADQVPRGRRRMTYASSSQASTLASIDAVHVLPLTDMLKSSNPKRCGGGKGTPTATPTTPPRVAAGSCDARVSLSPEDDRAAANSPPPRPLAMPAKTSMAPPTRENGTLIRVMHPTLNTTELMGPLTRVVRDRPPRGAPLILQCTGHMPTPTRTIIVDDIMMEGDEGEEEGTVTAGLYTSAYTETYDRSDLPLSSSVSADGVLLRKGGGEGGSGSRDTSNRSPTPDPDLHHGRTWRATRSGSPLVSLTDAQFIGGNAATVAYQQHPELRHHGLDPSPSLTPAKTWREKEVNAVPDLIDFSVETEAMEASWQDESLVLCGYSVEPIRVGCDTSGPPEVRPHHEVPRCHSFPTFSANGATAPGADFPKKSRVLFSASQAVEQLQAGADGVEERWARLPVAAPWLPHPRRLERDAVQTVAREWLPQTYTHPPSREAYPDARFTEDLPQTAFPDPHDVRHLVESVEEMPGPGRAFHPPAWTSNVPSEGAGALGGWGSGLSFGKSCHFSDSGEFAQPIPSSLNSATRCEDRSPLTVQRERRRILHTLLARQTRSSESSRCATVSHRYAGAQESMRSARLIAPAADYVATQEQLREQRLAVEAERARLGLVMDMCEAVRPHARDLLLMFLLLVEESNIRSRHRRRGQVQRRSKPTSTHDTAYSLPLNSTVWEESRVTYGMCAEAVNCVLERHGVTRIRATRELCRRVVAWSQYHRHCRNLPTQRESLLGSLHGTADDTSVEYATFVSSVMEFAEQYPA from the coding sequence TGATGTGGGGGAGGTGAGAAGGCTCGCGGATGTCTCGTACTTCAGTGACTATGCAGAGCGGGAAGCAGGGCGTGATGACCAGGCAGCACTGCCATCTCCATCGCTGAGTGGCGATGGGGTCGATGAAGAAGACAATGTGTGCAGTCGAAAACTGCTTCCGCACCTCTGTAGAAATGGAAACGGTCCACAGGCGATGGCAGACGTCATGGTGGAAGGAGACGCAGAAGGCTCCTGCGACGTCGAGTACGACTCCACTATGACAAGGGATAGAGACGAATCATTTCCGACCCCAGTGCTAGAACTGGGCGTTGTTCTTCATTCAACAAGGATGATAGGGTGCAACTCACCCCTgaagagtgagggagggcgCAAGAAGAGCCGGCTGGACCCGCTGCGATCCCTACCCACACCGTTCTCCAAGGAATCAGCTGCAGTTCACCTCAAGCAGCCGCAACTGTCGCAGGACGTGTCCTGTTGGCACCAAAAGCTATCACACTCCCCTCCTCGCACGTCCGAGAGGCGCTTCGAGCGGCAGCCCAACGCACTACCCTATCGTGGAAGACCTTCTTTGGCCACGGTGCGTGGTAGTGCGGTAGTGCCGCCGTCTCCACCCGCGCCAGAGCTGAACGCTACCGCTTCCTGCAGGGCCGATCAAGTTCCACGTGGGCGCCGGCGAATGACCTACGCCTCGTCCTCTCAGGCGTCTACCCTGGCCAGTATCGACGCAGTGCACGTGCTGCCACTCACAGATATGCTGAAAAGCAGTAACCCTAAAagatgtggaggaggaaaggggacACCTACAGCTACGCCGACAACACCCCCGCGCGTGGCTGCGGGCAGCTGTGACGctcgcgtctctctctcacccgAGGACGACAGAGCTGCCGCCAactcgccgccaccacgcccTCTTGCCATGCCAGCGAAGACATCTATGGCGCCACCGACACGTGAAAACGGCACTCTCATTCGCGTGATGCACCCGACCCTCAATACCACAGAGCTGATGGGCCCACTGACTCGTGTGGTGCGAGACCGTCCGCCgcgcggcgcgccgctgaTTCTCCAGTGCACGGGTCACATGCCGACCCCAACGCGGACCATTATTGTCGACGACATAATGATGGAGGGCgacgagggcgaggaggagggtacCGTGACAGCTGGTCTCTACACCAGCGCGTACACTGAGACATACGACAGATCCgacctccccctctcttcttccgtCTCAGCAGATGGGGTACTGCTGCGGAAAGGTGGAGGGGAAGGCGGTAGTGGTAGTCGCGACACCTCGAACCGTTCACCCACGCCGGACCCGGACTTGCACCACGGCCGCACCTGGCGAGCCACTCGCTCTGGAAGCCCACTGGTCTCACTGACGGACGCACAGTTTATTGGTGGTAATGCAGCTACAGTGGCCTACCAGCAGCATCCGGAGCTGCGTCACCACGGCCTCGAtccctcgccttctttgACACCGGCCAAGacatggagagagaaagaggtgaacGCGGTGCCAGACTTAATCGACTTCAGCGTGGAAACTGAGGCTATGGAGGCCAGCTGGCAAGATGAGTCTCTCGTCCTGTGCGGGTACTCTGTCGAGCCGATCCGTGTGGGCTGTGACACAAGTGGACCGCCTGAGGTCCGCCCTCATCACGAAGTACCGCGGTGTCACTCCTTCCCCACGTTCAGCGCGAATGGCGCTACTGCGCCAGGAGCAGATTTTCCAAAGAAGAGCAGAGTGCTGTTTTCGGCCTCGCAGGCTGTGGAGCAACTGCAAGCCGGTGCAGATGGCGTGGAGGAGAGATGGGCCCGGCTGCCGGTAGCGGCGCCATGGTTGCCACATCCCAGACGTCTCGAACGTGACGCAGTTCAGACTGTCGCTCGTGAATGGTTGCCGCAGACGTACACTCACCCGCCATCACGCGAGGCATATCCTGATGCTCGCTTTACCGAGGATCTTCCTCAAACCGCATTTCCGGATCCGCACGACGTGCGGCACCTGGTCGAATCGGTTGAGGAGATGCCGGGACCTGGCCGCGCCTTTCATCCTCCAGCGTGGACCTCCAATGTGCCCAGCGAAGGAGCCGGGGCGCTGGGCGGTTGGGGCTCCGGACTATCCTTTGGCAAATCATGTCATTTCAGCGATTCTGGTGAGTTTGCCCAACCCATTCCGTCGTCGCTCAACTCTGCCACTAGGTGTGAGGACCGCAGCCCACTCACAGTGCAAcgagagcggaggagaaTTCTGCACACGCTACTCGCGCGACAGACGCGCTCTTCAGAGAGCAGTAGGTGTGCTACCGTGTCACACAGGTACGCCGGTGCGCAAGAGAGCATGCGTTCCGCCCGGCTCATCGCACCGGCGGCGGACTACGTGGCGAcgcaagagcagctgcgagagCAGCGACTTGCAGTGGAGGCAGAGCGAGCGCGACTTGGTCTAGTGATGGATATGTGCGAGGCAGTGCGGCCGCATGCCCGGGACTTGCTTCTCatgttcctcctcctcgtggaGGAGTCGAACATCCGATCTCGGCATAGGCGACGGGGCCAAGTGCAACGCCGCAGCAAGCCGACGTCGACCCACGACACTGCCTATAGTTTGCCCCTCAACTCGACGGTGTGGGAGGAGAGTCGAGTTACGTACGGCATGtgcgcggaggcggtgaacTGCGTGCTGGAGAGACATGGTGTGACTCGGATCCGCGCCACCCGAGAGTTGTGCCGCCGTGTGGTTGCCTGGAGTCagtaccaccgccactgccgcaacCTGCCCACTCAGCGGGAGTCACTGCTGGGCTCGCTGCATGGTACGGCGGATGACACCTCTGTGGAGTACGCCACCTTTGTTTCCTCTGTGATGGAGTTTGCGGAGCAGTACCCGGCCTAG
- a CDS encoding MYND finger domain-like protein (TriTrypDB/GeneDB-style sysID: LpmP.06.0280) — protein sequence MVLHIYHVTVGEKEFQFSTNIDKRTQETYRRDVNKAIEEVSSTILEQLTGGDALCCTCKAAPATRLIHHTMLFAETFPPRVEDLPQQVCNSANCEAVAKASYLMDMEDATMAQEMVSPNGCFHCHKGVRSAASTAAAAATTTAVPLQRCSRCKVAKYCSVECQKADWKVHKGVCTPAQVK from the coding sequence ATGGTGCTCCACATCTACCACGTCACCGTAGGGGAGAAGGAGTTCCAGTTTTCTACCAACATCGACAAGCGCACGCAGGAGACGTATCGGCGTGATGTGAACAAGGCCATCGAGGAAGTCAGTTCCACTATTCTCGAGCAGCTGACCGGCGGAGatgcgctgtgctgcacatgcaaggcagcgccggcgacgcggcTGATTCACCACACGATGCTCTTCGCCGAGACCTTCCCCCCACGTGTGGAAgacctgccgcagcaggtgtGCAACTCCGCCAACTGCGAAGCAGTGGCGAAGGCGAGTTACCTGATGGACATGGAAGATGCCACCATGGCCCAGGAGATGGTGAGCCCCAACGGGTGCTTTCACTGTCACAAAGGGGTGCGAAGCGCTGCTtcgaccgctgctgctgctgcgacgacgacggcagtaCCACTTCAGCGCTGCAGTCGATGCAAGGTGGCCAAGTATTGCAGCGTCGAGTGCCAGAAGGCGGACTGGAAGGTGCACAAGGGGGTGTGTACTCCCGCGCAGGTGAAGTGA
- a CDS encoding ribonuclease H1, putative (TriTrypDB/GeneDB-style sysID: LpmP.06.0270), producing the protein MTSPSGTFVVVYVDGACSHNGTSQARAGYGGYYGSLSDPRNFSCAVPLTESQTNNRGELRAVIHAIVQAFIDAGAPADALEATHRVDPSAWPLSDFSRPLLHLIIYTDSRYVIDGLTRHAKAWVQNGFLLSTKGPVQNQDLWKQLIRLRDRYNTLYARQQYDQQRTQRWHGGHCGEADLVEPLRHTCHNTHNNKSEGIELIHVRGHAKVHGNEMADSLAVSGSRRHTL; encoded by the coding sequence atgaCAAGTCCATCCGGGACTTTCGTGGTGGTCTACGTGGACGGTGCGTGCAGCCACAATGGCACTTCCCAAGCGCGGGCTGGCTACGGTGGGTACTACGGCTCCCTGTCAGATCCCCGCAACTTCTCGTGTGCGGTGCCGCTGACGGAGTCTCAGACGAACAACCGTGGAGAGCTGCGCGCTGTCATACACGCGATTGTTCAGGCGTTCATCGATGCCGGCGCCCCTGCAgatgcgctggaggcgacCCACCGCGTCGACCCATCCGCGTGGCCCCTCAGCGACTTCTCACGACCACTTCTGCATCTTATCATCTACACAGACAGCCGCTACGTCATTGACGGGCTCACCCGGCACGCGAAGGCGTGGGTGCAGAATGGTTTTCTGCTGTCGACGAAGGGGCCAGTGCAGAACCAAGACCTGTGGAAGCAACTGATCCGGCTGCGCGACCGGTACAACACGCTTTACGCGAGGCAGCAGTAcgaccagcagcgcacgcagcgaTGGCACGGCGGGCACTGCGGCGAGGCAGACCTCGTagagccgctgcggcacacgTGCCACAACACCCACAACAACAAGAGTGAAGGCATTGAGCTGATTCACGTGCGAGGCCACGCGAAGGTGCACGGCAACGAGATGGCCGACTCGCTGGCGGTGAGTGGGTCTCGACGGCACACACTGTAG